The genomic region CCTGGGCGCTGGTGCCGCGGGCGTCCGCCATCTGCGACGCGATAGTCCGCTTCCACACCAGGTCGTACAGGCGGAGGTCGTCCCCGTGCAGCTCCCCGGACAGCTCGTCGGGGGTGCGCATCTCGTCTCCCGCCGGCCGGATGGCCTCGTGGGCCTCCTGGGCGTTCTTCACCTTCTTCTCGTAGCGGCGGGGCTGGGCCGGCAGGTACTCGTCCCCGTACATGCGGGTGATGCGCTCCCGTGCCGCCGCCACCGCCGACTCGGCGAGGGTGGTGGAGTCGGTGCGCATGTAGGTGATGTAGCCGTTCTCGTACAGCCGTTGGGCCACCTGCATGGTGCGCGCCGAGCCGAAGCGCAGCTTGCGGCTCGCCTCCTGCTGCAGCGTGGAGGTGATGAACGGCGCGTAGGGGCGCCGGGTGAACGGCTTCTCCTCGACCGAGTCCACCCGGAAGGAGGTGTCGTGGAGCCGCTCGGCCAGGTTACGGGCCTCGGCCTCGCCGAGGAGCACCGGGGCGGCGACGCCGTTCCCGGCCGCCTCCAGGCGGCCCTCCGGGCTGAAGTCGCGTCCGAGGGCCAGGCGCCGGCCGTCGAGAGCCGAGAGCGTGGCGGAGAAGGTGCGGGGGTCCCCGGCCTCGGCCTCGAAGAGGGCCTCGATGTCCCACCACTCGGCCGACCGGAACCGCATCCGGGCCCGCTCCCGGTCGACCAGCATCCGGGTGGCCACGCTCTGCACCCGCCCCGCCGACAGCCGGGGCATGACCTTCTTCCACAGGACCGGGCTGACCTCGTAGCCGTAGAGGCGGTCGAGGATCCGGCGCGCCTCTTGGGCGTCGACCAGGCGCCGGTCCAGCTCCCGACCCTCCCGGACCGCCCGCTCGATGGCGGTGGGGGTGATCTCGTGGAAGACCATGCGGCGCACCGGCACCCGGGGGGCCAGCACCTCGATCAGGTGCCAGGCGATCGACTCCCCCTCGCGGTCCTCGTCGGTCGCGAGGAACAGCTCGTCGGCGTCCTTGAGGAGCGACTTCAGCCGGGCGACCTGGGACTTCTTCTCCCGGGCCACCACGTAGAGGGGCTTGAAGTCGTTCTCGGTGTCCACCCCGAGGCGGGCCCACGCCTCGCCCTTGTAGGCGGCGGGGACCTCGGCGGCGTTGCGTGGCAGGTCCCGGATGTGGCCGATGGACGACTCGACCACGTAGTCGCGCCCCAGGTACCCGGCGATGGTCCGGGCCTTGGCGGGGCTCTCAACGATCACAAGCGGCTTGGGCATTCGAATGAGCAGGGTGCGCGGCGGCTCGGGCCGGTGTCAAACGTTTGTGTCGTACCCGACCATCCCGGCGGGGGGCGGGCCCCTCGAAACCGGACACGGAAAGTGGTCAAGTTGACCACCGACCGTGCCGATAGTCGGGAAGGACGCCCACCGGCCACCCGGCGGGCGGAGCGACAGAGGCCCGGTGCCGCCGCCAACCCCGCCCCCGGCGGCTGGCCCGGGCCTAGGTCGCCTCCCCGCTCAGGCGCGGGCGCCTACGGCGTCCCCGGAGGGGGCGGGATCGGCCTCCCCGATGGACTCGGTCGAGCGCTTGGAGAAGGCGATGGAGCCGAGCAGGACCGCCAGGGCAATGCCGGCCACCGTGTAGCGCTCGGCGGCGTGGGTGTGCAGCTTGATGACCTCCGGGAGGATCAAGAGCGACACCAGGTTCATCACCTTGATCAGCGGGTTGAGGGCGGGCCCGGCGGTGTCCTTGAAGGGGTCTCCGACGGTGTCACCGATGACCGCCGCCTTGTGGGCCTCGGAGCCCTTGCCCCCCTCGTGGCCGTCCTCGATGTACTTCTTGGCGTTGTCCCACGCCCCGCCGGCGTTCGACAGGTACACCGCCATCAGCTGGCCGGTGAGGATGGCCGCGGCCAGGAAGGCTCCGAGGGCGAAGTAGTTGATCCCGAAGCCGACGATCACGGGCGAGAGGATCGCGAGCAGGGCCGGGGTCACCAGCTCCCGCTGGGCGGCGGCGGTGCAGATGGCGATGACCCGCCCGTACTCGGGACGCTCGGTGCGGTCCATGATCCCGGGGTGCTCCCGGAACTGCCGGCGCACCTCCTGCACCACGGTCCCGGCCGAGCGGCCCACGGCCCGGATGGCCAGGCCGGAGAAGAGGAAGGCGATGGAGCCCCCGATGAGCAGCCCCACGAACGTGGTCGGGTTGGCGACGTTGATCTGGGTTCCGATGTCCTTGAAGATGGCGTTGCCGGTGGCGGTGACGCCCGACAGCGGCTCGTTGGCGATGGTCTCGACGAACGAGGCGAACAGGGCCACGGTGGCGATCACCGCCGAGGCGATGGCCACCCCCTTGGTGATGGCCTTGGTCGTGTTGCCGACGGCGTCGAGGCTGACCATGATCCGCTGGGGCTCCCCCTCGAACTCGCCGGCCATCTCGGCGATTCCGGCGGCGTTGTCGGACACCGGCCCGAAGCTGTCCTCGGAAACCACCATGCCGGCGGTGGACAGGAGCCCGATGCCGATGAGCGCCACCAGGTAGAGGGTGAACTCGATGTTCCCGTTGCCGAGGGCGATGGCCACGGCCAGCGCGATGGCGATGGCCACGATGGCCCACACCGACGACTCGAGCCCGGACGCGATGCCCGACAGCACCGTCGTGGCCGGGCCCGTCCGGGCCGACGCGGCGATCTCTTTGACCGGGGAGGTCTCGGTCGACGTGAAGTACTCGGTGATCACGCTGGCGACCTGGCCCAGCACCACCCCGACCAGCACGGCGAAGAACACCTTCCAGCTGTGCACGTAGAAGTGGGCCACCAGGGCGGCGGCTATGAGGGTCAGGAAGCCGGACAGCCGGTAGGCGCGGTTGATCGGGGACATGGCGCTGCGATCGCGCTCCGTGGCCCGCACAGCGTAGATGCCGATGATCGAGGCCAGGATCCCGAAGCCGGCCACGATCAGGGGGAAGATCAGGCCCCGGGCCGAATGGCCGCCGGGGCCGTTGAAGGCGGCGTAGCCGAGGATCAGCGAGGCGACGATCGTCACCGCGTAGGACTCGAACAGGTCCGCCGCCATGCCGGCGCAGTCACCGACGTTGTCCCCCACGTTGTCGGCGATGGTCGCGGCGTTGCGGGGATCGTCCTCCGGGATGCCGACCTCGACCTTGCCGACGAGGTCGGCGCCGACGTCCGCCGCCTTGGTGAAGATGCCCCCGCCGACTCGCATGAACAGGGCCAGCAGCGAGCCGCCGAACCCGAAGCCCTCGAGGACGTTGGTCACCGAGTTCTGGAAGATCAGGGTGATCACCGACGCGCCGATCAGGCCCAGCCCCACGCAGAACAGGCCGGTGATGCCGCCCGTGCGGAAGGCGATGCGCAGTGCGGGCGGCAGCGTGCCGTTCCGGGCGGCAGCGGCGGTCCGCACGTTGCCGCGCACCGCCAGGCTCATCCCGATGGTGCCGGTGAGCCCGGAGAAGAGGGCGCCGACGAGGAACGCTATGGCGCGCGCCAGCCCCGACCCCACGAAGCTCAGATGGTGGGGCTGGCCCGGCTGGCCGACCTTGACGGCGGTGATGAACACCAGCACCGCCAGCGGGATCACGACGATGCCGATGGTGCGGAACTGCCGGCGGAGGAAGGCCTCGGCCCCCTCCTGGATGGCGGCGGCAATCTCCTGCATCGCCGTCGTGCCGGTGTCCTCGGCCAGCACGCCGCGCATCAGGCCGAAGGCGGCGAGCAGGGCCACGACTCCCGTGATCAGGGCAAAGACCAGCCATTCCTTCTCTGTGCTCCGGAGGAGGAACGGCTGGTACCCGCCCTGCGTGGCCAGCATGGACATCATGCGGAGTGCTCCCTTCTGTCGGATCGTTCCCTCTTGCGCGCCGCCGCCCGCCCCGAAGGGGCCGGCTCCTTGCCGACGGACTCCTTGCTCACGAACAGCTGGCGGGCCAGCTTCTCGCCCACGGTTCGGTCCTCCCCGGCCACGCGCAGCACCAGCGGACCGTCGAAGGGGTGCTTCTCGCGCACCTCGACCCGCACGCCGGGACGCAGGCCCAAGGTGTCGAGGAAGGCCACGACCTCGGGGTCGGTCGAGCCCGGCACCGCCACGGTGGCCACGTCCCCCGGCTCGAGGGCATACAGCACGGGAAGCTCGTCGATGTCGGCCTCCTGGGCCTCCGGGATCGGGAAGCCGTG from Acidimicrobiales bacterium harbors:
- a CDS encoding sodium-translocating pyrophosphatase, giving the protein MLATQGGYQPFLLRSTEKEWLVFALITGVVALLAAFGLMRGVLAEDTGTTAMQEIAAAIQEGAEAFLRRQFRTIGIVVIPLAVLVFITAVKVGQPGQPHHLSFVGSGLARAIAFLVGALFSGLTGTIGMSLAVRGNVRTAAAARNGTLPPALRIAFRTGGITGLFCVGLGLIGASVITLIFQNSVTNVLEGFGFGGSLLALFMRVGGGIFTKAADVGADLVGKVEVGIPEDDPRNAATIADNVGDNVGDCAGMAADLFESYAVTIVASLILGYAAFNGPGGHSARGLIFPLIVAGFGILASIIGIYAVRATERDRSAMSPINRAYRLSGFLTLIAAALVAHFYVHSWKVFFAVLVGVVLGQVASVITEYFTSTETSPVKEIAASARTGPATTVLSGIASGLESSVWAIVAIAIALAVAIALGNGNIEFTLYLVALIGIGLLSTAGMVVSEDSFGPVSDNAAGIAEMAGEFEGEPQRIMVSLDAVGNTTKAITKGVAIASAVIATVALFASFVETIANEPLSGVTATGNAIFKDIGTQINVANPTTFVGLLIGGSIAFLFSGLAIRAVGRSAGTVVQEVRRQFREHPGIMDRTERPEYGRVIAICTAAAQRELVTPALLAILSPVIVGFGINYFALGAFLAAAILTGQLMAVYLSNAGGAWDNAKKYIEDGHEGGKGSEAHKAAVIGDTVGDPFKDTAGPALNPLIKVMNLVSLLILPEVIKLHTHAAERYTVAGIALAVLLGSIAFSKRSTESIGEADPAPSGDAVGARA